The Xanthomonas indica genome has a segment encoding these proteins:
- a CDS encoding MBG domain-containing protein: MNRIYRLVFNRSLGVLQVASEVAAGHAGSAGASAARLAAPLLPFALACALAAPAYASGVPSLSSATGATVSQNGGTLQIDQNAAKAVLNWNSFNVGKDASVVFLQPSSSAVALNLIDASRGASVIDGSLRANGNVFLINSAGILFGNHAQVNVGGLVASSLGLAGDDDSGYLLARGEHGAASVINQGSIRAGNGGSVNLAGNHVANRGSITADGGAIRLLSADQVKVTMDAAGAIGMQLVAAASQSVDGAAAAVENSGSLRANGGQILLQAGSTGLSQLLVNNTGALEATGIDTSGGSVRLVGSGGDVASSGRIDVSGTHGGSVQVLSDGAVNVDGRIDARGTTAGGSIRIGGGYQGGEQLQHASAATVASGAMLDASATGQGNGGSVVVWSDGHTAVHGALRANAAGSGNGGLLETSGHTVDFSGIDVGAKGAGPGSAGTWLVDPEDLTVDSAAASTISGALNGGTNVTLLASLTNASGPGNVSSGAGDINVNAAIGWSGNSTLTLDAYHSIHLNAAVTATGDTGGLVLNYGGYTDNGTVGGTGDYYVNSPVSLGGAHASLSINGQAYRLIHSLADAATYFNTPGSYALAQDIDLSGVTRSSALVSSFQSKLAGLGHSINNLTISGASGYVGLFGTTSSNSLIRDLHLGNVSISGGYYVGGLVGYSQGAIKNVTVDGTVTGTSGGVGGLAGYNLGLIDNGVFNGSVNGQSAVGGLVGNNVGAPIRNSHSTGSVTGSSSDTGGLVGYNDGGSLSNTYSTSNVSGTSYVGGLAGSNQNSGTIKNSYASGSVIGTSYIVGGLVGMNYQSTIANAYATGSVTAPTSVGGLVGVNNPGSAAVTSSSVNNSYATGAVSGTNNVGGLIGANTGSVSNASWDVGSTGQANAISNSGSGSVTNLTSFGSGNRYNHATYGNLGTWSLLAGTSNVYVASDGVGSPAWIMIEGQTRPFLASEYSTSVGNAHQLQLMAYNLAANYSLSTDIDASQTAGSTASGMWSSAGFSPVGDSNNAFTGSLNGANHTIAGLTIARGGASYVGLFGNTGLASQIGNLALTGATVVGTAYVGGVAGFNAGSLSDIRVNGNMSGTGNFVGGLTGYNDAGTIAGVQTSGTVIGSGGPYSGNYVGGLIGSNANGTISASSSSSTVSGGSSVGGLVGNDYQGTYTDAFATGNVSSTSTTTGNNVGGLIGNAIQSTLQNIHATGNVTATTSSAGGLVGMAGAGTIQNAYASGNVSGTRSVGGLVGRSSAAIDTAYATGAVNGTSSEIGGLIGTMDHGSVTSVHATGTVSGGRFVGGLVGYSNTGSVGASYATGNVSGTDYLGGLVGYNESGSIGNAYATGNVSGGMYVAGLAGYNDEGTIANTYASGDATGTAYVGGLVGVNYNNTVRNSYATGNVSGTGAVGGLVGSNSNGSIVASFFATDIGGNPRNVGLNTVGNSGGSIDAISGGRSWSALNTLSTFTDAGWAIDDRGGTGLTWRLYEQMGTPLLRSFLTPLTITTGVSGLDKTYDGNAVSGTLASYTIGGAFDPGLLFGSSLRYATTGNGVGRYTTGNGTLQFGGLASSQQGYDIAYVVSGGISITPATLTVTATSGSKTYGGTANLGGYSVSGLVGNDTVSGVALGSAGAGAGAAVGTYAITASGATGAGLSNYVISYVDGNLRVDPATLRIVATDTNKTYGGTATLSGYSVFGLLNGDTVSGVALGSAGAGTGAAVGTYAITASGANGAGLSNYVISYVDGSLRVDPATLRIVANDANKTYGSTANLSGYSVSGLLNGDTVSGVALGSAGAGTGAAVGTYAITASGASGAGLSNYVVSYVDGSLRVDPATLRIVASDASKTVGSTATLSGYRVSGLLNGDTVAGVALDSAGAGAGAAVGNYAITASGATGAGLSNYAITYVDGLLNVVPGSGDGGGAGAQLTTTTVQAINTSVAVATTSDAVSTASTQQQKADEAAKELAAAAQASGSGTVTAATDSILIVDGGIRAPSVACTPSGASNASADSCIIRQ; encoded by the coding sequence ATGAACCGCATCTACCGCCTCGTCTTCAACCGCAGTCTCGGCGTGCTCCAGGTCGCCTCCGAAGTCGCCGCCGGCCACGCCGGCAGCGCTGGCGCGAGCGCTGCGCGCCTGGCCGCGCCGCTGCTGCCCTTCGCCCTGGCCTGCGCACTGGCCGCGCCGGCCTACGCCAGCGGCGTGCCGTCGCTGTCCAGCGCCACCGGCGCCACCGTGTCGCAGAACGGCGGCACGCTGCAGATCGACCAGAACGCCGCCAAGGCCGTGCTGAACTGGAACAGCTTCAACGTCGGCAAGGATGCCAGCGTGGTGTTCCTGCAGCCGTCCAGCTCGGCGGTGGCGCTCAACCTGATCGACGCCAGCCGCGGCGCCAGCGTCATCGACGGCAGCCTGCGCGCCAACGGCAACGTGTTCCTGATCAACTCCGCCGGCATCCTGTTCGGCAACCACGCGCAGGTGAACGTCGGCGGCCTGGTCGCCAGTTCGCTGGGCCTGGCCGGCGACGATGACAGCGGCTACCTGCTCGCCCGCGGTGAGCATGGCGCCGCAAGCGTGATCAACCAGGGCAGCATCCGCGCCGGCAACGGCGGCTCGGTCAACCTGGCCGGCAACCATGTCGCCAACCGCGGCAGCATCACCGCCGACGGCGGCGCCATCCGCCTGCTCTCCGCCGACCAGGTCAAGGTGACCATGGACGCGGCCGGCGCCATCGGCATGCAACTGGTCGCGGCCGCCAGCCAGTCGGTGGACGGCGCCGCGGCGGCGGTGGAGAACAGCGGCAGCCTGCGCGCCAACGGCGGACAGATCCTGCTGCAGGCCGGCAGCACCGGGCTGTCGCAGTTGCTGGTCAACAATACCGGCGCGCTCGAAGCCACCGGCATCGACACCTCCGGCGGCAGCGTGCGCCTGGTCGGCAGCGGCGGCGACGTCGCCAGCAGCGGCCGCATCGATGTCTCCGGCACCCACGGCGGCAGCGTGCAGGTGCTGTCCGATGGCGCGGTGAACGTCGATGGCCGCATCGACGCCCGCGGCACCACGGCCGGCGGCAGTATCCGCATCGGCGGCGGCTACCAGGGCGGCGAACAGCTGCAACATGCCAGCGCGGCCACGGTCGCCAGCGGTGCGATGCTCGATGCCAGCGCGACCGGCCAGGGCAACGGCGGCTCGGTCGTGGTCTGGTCCGACGGCCACACCGCGGTGCATGGCGCGCTACGCGCTAACGCCGCCGGCAGCGGCAACGGCGGCCTGCTCGAAACCAGCGGCCACACCGTCGACTTCTCCGGCATCGACGTCGGTGCCAAGGGCGCCGGACCTGGCAGCGCCGGCACCTGGCTGGTCGACCCGGAAGACCTGACCGTGGACAGCGCGGCCGCCAGCACCATCAGCGGCGCGTTGAACGGCGGCACCAACGTCACCCTGCTCGCCAGCCTCACCAACGCCAGCGGCCCGGGCAACGTGAGCAGCGGCGCCGGCGACATCAACGTCAATGCGGCGATCGGCTGGAGCGGCAACTCCACGCTGACCCTGGACGCGTACCACAGCATCCACCTCAATGCCGCCGTCACCGCGACCGGCGACACGGGCGGCCTGGTGCTGAACTACGGCGGCTACACCGACAACGGCACCGTCGGCGGCACGGGCGACTACTACGTCAACAGCCCCGTCTCGCTCGGTGGCGCGCATGCCAGCCTGAGCATCAACGGACAGGCGTACCGGCTGATCCACTCGCTGGCCGACGCGGCCACCTATTTCAACACCCCTGGTTCCTACGCGCTGGCCCAGGACATCGACCTGAGCGGCGTCACCCGCAGCAGCGCCCTGGTGTCCTCCTTCCAGAGCAAGCTGGCCGGCCTGGGCCACAGCATCAACAACCTGACGATCTCCGGCGCCAGCGGCTACGTCGGCCTGTTCGGCACCACCAGCAGCAACAGCCTCATCCGCGACCTGCACCTGGGCAATGTCTCCATCTCCGGCGGCTACTACGTCGGCGGTCTGGTCGGCTACAGCCAGGGCGCGATCAAGAACGTCACCGTCGACGGCACCGTGACCGGCACCTCGGGCGGCGTCGGCGGATTGGCCGGCTACAACCTGGGCCTGATCGACAACGGCGTGTTCAACGGCAGCGTCAACGGGCAGAGCGCGGTCGGCGGCCTGGTCGGCAACAACGTCGGCGCCCCGATCCGCAATTCCCACAGCACCGGCAGCGTGACCGGCAGTTCCTCCGACACCGGCGGCCTGGTCGGCTACAACGACGGCGGCAGCCTCAGCAACACGTATTCCACCAGCAACGTGAGCGGCACCAGCTATGTCGGCGGCCTGGCCGGATCGAACCAGAACAGCGGTACGATCAAGAACAGCTACGCCAGCGGCAGCGTCATCGGCACCAGCTACATTGTCGGCGGGCTGGTCGGCATGAACTACCAGAGCACCATCGCCAACGCCTACGCCACCGGCAGCGTCACCGCGCCGACCTCGGTCGGCGGACTGGTGGGCGTCAACAATCCAGGCAGCGCAGCCGTCACCTCCAGCAGCGTCAACAACAGTTACGCCACTGGCGCGGTCAGCGGCACCAACAATGTCGGTGGGCTGATCGGCGCCAATACGGGCAGCGTCAGCAATGCGTCCTGGGACGTCGGCAGCACCGGCCAGGCCAATGCCATCAGCAACAGCGGCAGCGGCAGCGTCACCAACCTGACCAGCTTCGGCAGCGGCAACCGCTACAACCACGCCACGTACGGCAATCTCGGCACCTGGTCGCTGCTCGCCGGTACCAGCAACGTCTACGTCGCCAGCGATGGCGTCGGCAGCCCGGCCTGGATCATGATCGAGGGGCAGACGCGCCCGTTCCTGGCCAGCGAGTACAGCACCAGCGTCGGCAACGCGCACCAGTTGCAGTTGATGGCGTACAACCTGGCGGCCAACTACAGCCTGTCCACCGACATCGATGCCAGCCAGACGGCCGGCAGCACTGCCAGCGGCATGTGGAGCAGCGCCGGCTTCAGCCCGGTCGGCGACAGCAACAATGCCTTCACCGGCAGCCTCAACGGCGCAAACCACACCATCGCCGGGCTGACCATCGCACGCGGCGGCGCGTCCTACGTCGGCCTGTTCGGCAATACCGGCCTCGCCAGCCAGATCGGCAACCTGGCCCTGACCGGCGCCACCGTCGTGGGCACCGCCTACGTGGGCGGTGTCGCGGGCTTCAATGCCGGCAGCCTCAGCGACATCCGCGTCAACGGCAACATGAGCGGTACCGGCAACTTCGTCGGTGGCCTCACCGGCTACAACGATGCCGGGACGATCGCCGGCGTGCAGACCAGCGGCACCGTGATCGGCAGCGGCGGCCCCTACAGCGGCAACTATGTCGGCGGGCTGATCGGCAGCAATGCCAACGGCACGATCAGCGCCTCCTCCTCGTCGAGCACGGTGTCCGGCGGCAGCAGCGTCGGCGGCCTGGTCGGCAACGACTACCAGGGCACCTACACCGACGCCTTCGCCACCGGCAACGTCAGCAGCACCAGCACGACCACCGGCAACAACGTCGGTGGACTGATCGGCAATGCCATCCAGAGCACCCTGCAGAACATCCACGCCACCGGCAACGTCACCGCGACCACCTCCAGCGCCGGCGGCCTGGTCGGCATGGCCGGCGCCGGCACCATCCAGAACGCGTATGCCAGCGGCAACGTGTCGGGAACCCGGAGCGTGGGCGGCTTGGTCGGACGCAGTTCCGCCGCGATCGACACGGCGTACGCGACCGGCGCGGTGAACGGCACCTCGTCCGAAATCGGCGGGCTAATCGGGACCATGGACCACGGCAGCGTCACGTCGGTCCATGCCACCGGCACCGTGTCCGGCGGCCGCTTTGTCGGCGGACTGGTCGGCTACAGCAATACCGGAAGCGTGGGCGCGTCCTACGCCACCGGCAACGTGTCCGGGACCGACTATCTCGGCGGACTGGTGGGCTACAACGAGAGCGGCAGCATCGGCAACGCCTACGCCACCGGCAACGTCTCCGGCGGCATGTATGTCGCCGGACTGGCCGGCTACAACGACGAGGGCACCATCGCCAACACCTACGCCAGCGGCGATGCCACCGGCACGGCGTATGTCGGCGGACTGGTCGGCGTCAACTACAACAACACCGTGCGCAACTCCTACGCCACCGGCAACGTTTCCGGCACCGGCGCGGTCGGCGGCCTGGTCGGCTCCAATTCCAATGGCAGCATCGTCGCCAGTTTCTTCGCCACCGACATCGGCGGCAATCCGCGGAACGTGGGCCTGAACACGGTCGGCAACAGCGGCGGCAGCATCGATGCGATCAGCGGCGGCAGGTCCTGGAGCGCGCTGAACACGCTGTCCACCTTCACCGATGCCGGCTGGGCGATCGACGACCGTGGCGGCACCGGCCTGACCTGGCGCCTGTACGAACAGATGGGCACGCCGCTGCTGCGCAGCTTCCTGACCCCGTTGACGATCACCACCGGCGTCTCCGGCCTCGACAAGACCTACGACGGCAATGCCGTCAGCGGCACGCTTGCGTCGTATACGATCGGCGGCGCCTTCGACCCTGGCCTGCTGTTCGGCTCGTCGCTGCGGTACGCGACCACCGGCAATGGGGTCGGCCGCTACACCACGGGCAACGGCACCCTGCAGTTCGGCGGCCTGGCGTCCTCGCAGCAGGGCTACGACATCGCCTACGTGGTCTCCGGCGGCATCAGCATCACCCCGGCGACGCTGACGGTGACGGCGACCTCGGGTTCCAAGACCTACGGCGGCACCGCCAACCTCGGCGGCTACAGCGTTTCCGGCCTGGTCGGCAACGACACGGTGTCCGGCGTCGCCCTGGGCAGCGCCGGTGCCGGTGCGGGTGCCGCGGTGGGCACCTACGCGATCACCGCCTCCGGTGCCACCGGCGCAGGGCTGTCCAACTACGTCATCAGCTACGTCGATGGCAACCTGCGCGTCGACCCGGCCACCCTGCGCATCGTCGCCACCGACACCAACAAGACCTATGGCGGTACCGCCACTCTCAGCGGCTACAGCGTCTTCGGTCTGCTCAACGGCGACACTGTTTCCGGCGTCGCCCTGGGCAGCGCCGGTGCCGGTACCGGCGCCGCGGTGGGCACCTACGCGATCACCGCCTCCGGTGCCAACGGCGCAGGGCTGTCCAACTACGTCATCAGCTACGTCGATGGCAGCCTGCGCGTCGATCCGGCCACCCTGCGCATCGTCGCCAACGATGCCAACAAGACCTACGGCAGCACCGCCAACCTCAGCGGCTACAGCGTCTCCGGCCTGCTCAACGGCGACACTGTTTCCGGCGTCGCCCTGGGCAGCGCCGGTGCCGGTACCGGCGCCGCGGTGGGCACCTACGCGATCACCGCGTCCGGCGCCAGCGGCGCGGGGCTGTCCAACTACGTCGTCAGCTACGTCGATGGCAGCCTGCGTGTCGACCCGGCCACCCTGCGCATCGTTGCCAGCGATGCCAGCAAGACCGTCGGCAGCACCGCCACCCTGAGCGGCTACCGTGTCTCCGGCCTGCTCAACGGCGACACCGTCGCCGGCGTCGCCCTAGACAGCGCCGGTGCCGGCGCTGGCGCCGCGGTCGGCAACTACGCGATCACCGCGTCCGGTGCCACCGGCGCGGGGCTGTCCAACTACGCCATCACCTACGTCGACGGCCTGTTGAACGTGGTTCCCGGCAGCGGCGATGGCGGTGGTGCCGGTGCCCAACTGACCACCACGACCGTGCAGGCGATCAACACCTCGGTCGCCGTCGCAACGACCAGCGATGCCGTCAGCACGGCATCGACGCAGCAGCAAAAGGCCGACGAAGCCGCCAAGGAACTGGCCGCCGCGGCCCAGGCCAGTGGCAGTGGCACCGTCACGGCCGCCACCGACTCGATCCTCATCGTCGATGGCGGCATCCGCGCCCCGAGCGTCGCCTGCACCCCGAGCGGCGCGTCCAACGCATCCGCGGACAGCTGCATCATCCGGCAGTGA
- a CDS encoding ShlB/FhaC/HecB family hemolysin secretion/activation protein, with product MTISCRPRPSTLANALFALPWAAGLALTLTCVPAFAQEAAPATGTAAEATPPIAVQAVRVTGVGDHPRERIDPARLQALADARLRTLGGGTLPAQLSFAQLQQIADALTQAYRQAGFLVARAYLPVQTLGPDQVVEIRVIEGRVGKITVEGARRYDDRLIASPALALQGQILRQQDLQSALLYTRDLPGVSATSVLKPGANPGETDVVIQASEERPLQVSVGASNYGTPSIGRYRAQLGVDWNNPLGLGDHLSASYAYALDPANTWQGSFAYQVPIAGVDGLSASASYTRSVVNLDNGAFATLDIHGPTQQTALGLDWKFVNSDAWRVQSWLHLVKESSRLQGLGVLLSKQKFDVAELGTSVRHDDRQRHAIDLLQLSVRGALDDDSPQTDYLYARHDRHFTVARLSYTRLQGLTATQRLQLRFNGQYSDDTLTPLEQFSLGGPTSVRAFPLGAALGDRGFDSGLEYQVDAPGFATAASPFGGRAWGQLLTASVFYDYGRVYPNGANRAVYDSVTTFEGAGVGLGFRLPDWHGLSFDLAAAKPTGTTQPGDGKDVRYWARFGLTF from the coding sequence ATGACGATCTCCTGCCGTCCGCGTCCTAGCACGCTGGCGAATGCGCTGTTCGCGCTTCCGTGGGCCGCCGGCCTCGCCTTGACCCTGACCTGCGTACCGGCCTTCGCCCAGGAAGCCGCCCCGGCCACCGGCACGGCCGCCGAGGCGACGCCCCCGATCGCGGTACAGGCGGTCCGCGTCACCGGCGTCGGCGACCATCCGCGCGAGCGGATCGATCCGGCGCGCCTGCAGGCGCTGGCCGACGCCCGCCTGCGTACGCTCGGCGGCGGCACGCTGCCGGCCCAGCTCAGCTTCGCGCAACTGCAGCAGATCGCCGACGCGCTGACCCAGGCCTATCGTCAGGCCGGCTTCCTGGTCGCCCGCGCGTATCTGCCGGTGCAGACCCTGGGACCGGACCAGGTGGTCGAGATCCGCGTGATCGAAGGCCGGGTCGGCAAGATCACCGTCGAGGGCGCGCGCCGCTACGACGACCGCCTGATCGCCAGCCCCGCCCTGGCCCTGCAGGGCCAGATCCTGCGCCAGCAGGACCTGCAATCGGCGCTGCTGTACACCCGCGACCTGCCGGGCGTCTCCGCCACCTCCGTGCTCAAGCCCGGCGCCAATCCCGGCGAGACCGACGTGGTGATCCAGGCCAGCGAGGAGCGTCCGCTGCAGGTCAGCGTCGGGGCCAGCAACTACGGCACCCCGAGCATCGGCCGCTACCGCGCCCAGCTCGGCGTGGACTGGAACAACCCGCTGGGCCTGGGCGACCACCTGTCGGCCAGCTACGCCTATGCGCTGGATCCGGCCAATACCTGGCAGGGCAGCTTCGCTTACCAGGTGCCGATCGCCGGCGTGGACGGCCTGAGCGCCAGCGCGTCCTACACGCGCAGCGTGGTCAACCTCGACAACGGCGCGTTCGCCACGCTCGACATCCACGGTCCGACCCAGCAAACGGCACTGGGCCTGGACTGGAAATTCGTCAATTCCGACGCCTGGCGCGTGCAGAGCTGGCTGCACCTGGTCAAGGAGAGCTCGCGCCTGCAGGGCCTGGGCGTGCTGTTGTCCAAGCAGAAATTCGACGTGGCCGAGCTCGGTACCAGCGTGCGCCACGACGACCGCCAGCGCCACGCCATCGACCTGCTGCAGCTCAGCGTGCGCGGCGCGCTCGACGACGACTCGCCGCAGACCGACTACCTGTACGCCCGCCACGACCGCCACTTCACGGTCGCCCGCCTGAGCTACACCCGGCTGCAGGGGCTGACCGCCACGCAGCGCCTGCAGCTGCGCTTCAACGGCCAGTACAGCGACGACACCCTGACCCCGCTGGAACAGTTCTCGCTGGGCGGACCGACCAGCGTGCGCGCCTTCCCGCTCGGCGCCGCGCTCGGCGACCGCGGCTTCGATTCCGGCCTGGAGTACCAGGTGGACGCACCCGGCTTCGCCACCGCCGCCTCGCCGTTCGGCGGTCGCGCCTGGGGCCAGTTGCTGACCGCCAGCGTGTTCTACGACTACGGCCGGGTCTACCCCAACGGCGCCAACCGCGCGGTGTACGACAGCGTTACCACCTTCGAAGGCGCTGGTGTCGGCCTCGGCTTCCGGCTGCCCGACTGGCACGGGCTCTCGTTCGATCTGGCCGCAGCCAAGCCCACCGGCACCACCCAGCCGGGCGACGGCAAGGACGTGCGCTACTGGGCCCGCTTCGGCCTGACCTTCTGA